In one Zobellia galactanivorans genomic region, the following are encoded:
- a CDS encoding DsrE family protein, with protein MKKQFLIIALFALSLTTSVSVNAQVKSVQEIENSIKNDGKYALLVQNSNHFMASVMTGEEYKNKSKAIQFEIVLIGKVVKDLATNKELAPLVEKAQKLGIRIVVCEFAMNKLGVKKSDYPSYVETTSNGFTYFFGLQENGFKTISL; from the coding sequence ATGAAAAAGCAATTTTTAATCATCGCCTTATTCGCCTTAAGTTTAACGACTTCAGTGTCGGTCAATGCCCAAGTGAAAAGTGTACAAGAGATAGAAAACTCGATCAAAAACGATGGTAAATATGCCTTATTGGTCCAAAATTCCAATCATTTTATGGCATCGGTAATGACGGGCGAGGAATATAAGAACAAGAGCAAGGCTATTCAATTTGAAATTGTATTGATCGGAAAGGTCGTAAAGGACCTGGCTACCAACAAGGAGTTGGCGCCTTTGGTCGAAAAAGCCCAAAAACTAGGAATCCGTATTGTAGTCTGTGAATTTGCCATGAATAAATTGGGCGTCAAAAAATCGGACTATCCTTCCTATGTGGAAACCACTTCCAATGGATTTACCTATTTCTTCGGCTTGCAGGAAAATGGGTTTAAAACGATAAGCCTATAA
- a CDS encoding LemA family protein: MVISIVLIGIVCILVFYVISVYNGLVRKKVEMEEGWSSIDVFLKKRYDLIPGLIETVKGYASHEKETFENITKARNLAQSASSVDELGKAESVLKNSMVNLFAIAENYPDLKADRNFRELQNELTSLEDDIEMARRYYNATVKENNIAIDSFPSNIIANMFTFKKGEFFEVENAAEKEPVKFSF, encoded by the coding sequence ATGGTTATATCTATTGTGCTAATTGGTATTGTATGTATCTTGGTTTTCTATGTCATTTCGGTGTATAATGGATTGGTTCGGAAGAAAGTAGAAATGGAAGAAGGCTGGAGCAGTATCGATGTTTTTCTAAAAAAACGATATGATTTGATTCCGGGTTTGATAGAAACCGTAAAAGGCTATGCCAGTCATGAAAAAGAAACCTTTGAAAACATAACCAAGGCTCGAAATCTAGCTCAAAGCGCTTCTTCGGTCGATGAGCTGGGTAAGGCGGAAAGTGTTTTGAAAAATTCTATGGTCAATCTTTTTGCCATCGCCGAAAATTATCCGGATTTAAAGGCCGATCGAAATTTCCGAGAACTACAAAACGAGCTGACCTCATTGGAAGATGATATTGAAATGGCACGTAGGTATTACAATGCCACGGTAAAAGAAAACAATATCGCCATAGATAGTTTTCCGTCAAATATCATTGCCAATATGTTCACTTTTAAAAAGGGTGAGTTTTTTGAAGTTGAAAACGCGGCAGAAAAAGAACCGGTTAAATTCTCTTTCTAA
- a CDS encoding DUF6642 family protein, with product MLEKRRQLPQEQNIDTDYFIYCLEAVQEIETDKLTETQENLGQLAMKYGVASIYKTCDTIEGLESSLNALVLDDHNFKDYEIIYLVMAGEANSICLNGYYYSLQEIAELFEGRLKGKILHFSNEKILDLDEDEAQYFLDITNAKAISGYGNAYKGISSVNLDKAFFNLFKEDDNMFDVVEELHQRHYTTCKLLDFRLYY from the coding sequence TTGCTAGAGAAAAGACGACAATTACCCCAAGAACAAAATATAGATACCGATTATTTCATCTATTGTTTGGAAGCGGTTCAAGAGATAGAAACGGACAAGCTTACCGAAACACAGGAAAACTTGGGGCAATTGGCCATGAAATACGGGGTAGCCAGCATTTATAAAACATGTGATACCATTGAAGGGCTCGAATCGAGCTTAAATGCCCTGGTCTTGGATGACCATAATTTTAAAGACTACGAAATTATTTATTTGGTCATGGCGGGGGAAGCCAATAGTATTTGCCTGAATGGCTACTACTACAGTTTACAGGAAATTGCAGAGCTGTTTGAAGGCCGATTAAAAGGGAAGATTCTACATTTCTCCAATGAAAAAATCCTAGACCTGGACGAAGACGAAGCTCAGTATTTCTTGGATATCACCAACGCCAAAGCAATTTCTGGCTATGGCAATGCTTATAAGGGAATAAGCAGTGTCAATCTAGACAAGGCCTTCTTCAATTTGTTTAAGGAAGACGATAATATGTTCGATGTGGTAGAAGAGCTCCACCAAAGGCATTACACTACCTGTAAATTACTTGATTTTAGGTTGTATTATTAA